The genomic stretch TATGCTTTTATCGTAGCAGACaatttgtttgtgtgtttgaaataaatgagttttgtgttttattgaaGTAAAAACTATTGATAATGGCTAACAATCGGATTCCTTCTGGACCCAATACACCAGGTAGTCAACAGACACCTACACAAcagggtattaaaatatttatccagAGGGACTATTCGGAAGGTACAGCGGTGAAATTCCAAACCAGATTCCCACCTGAACTTGAAGATAGGGTAAGTTAGACATTTGATTATCGGATATCAACACGCCTTAAAAACGTCCTTGATAGCACTAGGTGTGGATTTCAATGATGTGAAAAGCATTCTTAGTGTTTGTGAAAGAAATTTTCATACTTTTTATGAGAGAATTACATTTATTCGTTCATTTAATACACTCTttgaatttaagaaaaataattgagatataaatattactgGAATACGGTGtactttctaaatatttttggtaTACAAACTTTCATTTCTCAAAGTAGATATTCACAATATAAGTTCATAAACAactttgtgaaattatttaaatcagaTTTATTTGCATGCTAATGTTCTGAATCTTTCTaaccaattaatattaatcGAATTTTTACTGTATCTGTTAACATATAAACAATAGCATtatcatataatttaaactgTCAATAACCTCTTATTCCCGCTACGGGACTAAATCCTTTGAGGGCTTCACAATGCCACATGGTCAAGTGTAGGTATATGAATGTCAAGTCCTTTGTACTTCCTTCCTAGGTTATCGGTTCTACCTGATTGAGAACAGGTAAATTTTGTAGTTAAGTGTAGCAGGGATCATTTTGCATATGtacttaaaatacaaaattaatatatttacttcTCTGCTAAGCTAAGATGAAGCAGTTCCTAAAACTGTTTTCTGTTTCTTACAGTTTCCCCAATGTTGCGAATTTTCGAATATGTAtcagaaaataaaagatctaATGCTGCATAATATGTAATCAAACTGTTACTAATTGactgtttataattttaatacaaaccaAGTATTTTAATGCTGAATAATTAAACTTCCCTGTTTCATTCTATTGTCTTTATCCagctattaaaattaacaacaaacaatattatttacagaTAGATAGACAAACATTTGAATACACAATAGAGAGACTGAACGAACACTTTGATATGGCCGAGACGGCAGACTGCAGTACCTACTGTGAAGGTTGCCTCGCATGCCTGACAGCCTACTTCATTTATATATGCACTGAGACGCATTACGAAAAGGtatgatgatatataataattaatatagctctataaaattaaaaacattgttaATCTGAAATAATTGTATCATCActgatccttgataagtgtacaaagtttgaactaAAGCTGTCTGTTTGAAGTGGCTCAAATTAAAGTCTAAAGGAGttggttacatacaaacatacatgtgAAGATAATAAAAGCCTGTTAAAATAACTTCTATCGCTACAGTAAGATATTATAAGAggtagcgcgcacgagcaactttgtctccgcaactattttcccatcaattgtatggggagttgcttcgctacgtgcgcgcactttcatactagcccatgggtgggagagacaaaatagttgcggaaaCAAAGTTACTCGTGTGCGCTACtctaatgaaaattaaatgaacgGAGAGTTTtagaacaatttttttgtttgttaaattgATTCCAAAGCTTCCTTACCAAAAGCCAGTATTAgctaaaacaaattatttaaattgttaggCTTTGGTTATCAACAATCATGCTGCTATTGAtgaatcatttaaaattgatattgGAAAGATAATGAtcaaattatgataaaaatttagtttatgaTTActgttatgtttatattatgttgtatatGTTATAGTTTATGATTtgtttattgtacataatatatgctataatacataggtattagattagatcttttttattaatttattttcttacattATTTTAGCATCTTCGAAAAATATCAAAGTTCATAGCGACACAGAACGAAAGGGTGTACAATCCACGAGGTATACACTTAACGGACCCTATACTAAGAGGTTTACGTGTTATAGAGGTCACCATTATCGACGTACCTAACTGTCAAAGCCCTACAGGTAATGTCTCTcgttattttacatatttcaatGGTATGAAATGATTTTCAATGTATTGTTagtaatgtttgttttaatgaatACTAGATGGcgatataattaaattcacaAAGCAATAAATTTCGAATTTTAGGGTTgtctaataattatatttaattatgtacgaaattgaaaataaagctTTATTCTGAAGTGATATAATTAACCAGAAATATTGGTGGGCTTTATGGAAAACCTTTGCCTATAGAATCCCTAACAGAGTTTAGTCAAGTTAATCAACATTATCGAGAGCATGACGTCATcattacatatacatattataaaaaattgttccTTTTATGCAAGACAGAGGCGCTTTTGAAATTCCTTTCATGACGTTACAAATACTTTGACGATAGCTTTCGTGCTCGCCGTTCTTTAATTTGCCAGATATTATGAAGGCTGTATGTACacttatagtattttattacaaaccataataaaatataaataaaaccatataaataaataataagagcagtggtggctcagtggtgagacctcggacttcgaatcgataagttcagggttcgagaccaggcgagcgcgcaggaaataaattgatttttcaatttatctgcgcatgttgtaacatcaccactgctcgaacggtgaaggaaaacatcgtgagaaAACCGACatgacatgtcgaagaattaaaaagttcgacgacatgacgtgtcatccgccaacacgcacttggccagagtggtggattatggcctgtaccctcataggagctGGCCcttgtcccagcagtgggaatgtttatgatgataataataaaatatactttccTTAACATAagtttcaaattataattacaggTAATTCAACAACGCAGTTGCGGCACACTTGACCACCGCAAGAAAACAGGGAGTTCTTCATGTAACAGTTAAAGTATTGGTTTTGATGGTGCTTATAATTTGTGTGTAAATTGAACTGAATTGAGGGtagttttgaaatatttttatcgtctcatatcaaattaatcaaaatatataatatcttaGAATTATAGTTGAACTTTCGATGGTCTTATaccattttgtaaataatacctatagtaattaaaatttttaaacaagtttttatcctaatgttttttatcaataaCATTTTCCTCGTATTATGTAAAGATACGTCGATCTTAGgcaacattataatttaactaaattctgattttcaaataaataaatagacacTTTCATGTAaacaaaagtgtaataaaatattgaagtaattttaaatgtggAAAGTTGTAAATAAAGTGACAATGTCAAAAACACTTCTTATATCTATTATGCAAAGTCAAAAGCCGTATTTTTTACCGTTTTATAATCATCACAGTCAACATCTCAGCAAATGCTGACCCAAACACAGACAGCACtgactttaatttttatattattgaatattatctatattcgCCCAACTTGTCTTTGCCGGTCAAAATCGGTACTGTAGTTTTGCAGTTTATCGCGAACTAACACGACAATATGTTGTATGTTTTATATGTAGTGATTGAGTTCAATATACACCATTTATAAGCTCCTAAGTGAAAATGAAAGTGACATTTGGTGTTTTAGTGTTTCGGTTGTACTTTTgtcatttaataatataaggttTATTATGGTTTAGTGATTATATAAAAAGCCAATTAGCTCTAATGCAATGTGTCATCTATTGTGTGTAATTTATTGAAACTATGTCAAAATGACGCATTTTGTTTGTGTAAAtggaataataaatgttagtGTGTTTTGTGGgattttatttactaattgacaaaaatataaaaagtttgaAACATATGAATGTCTGTTTTTAAGtgtaaaagatatttattttttaccaaaaaactatatttaattaggatagattaaatttcaaaactcATGTTTTAGTTAATTGATActaaatattaagaaataaaattaatttaaatgtttagcAAAATGCGtcattataaaaagttttattcgaATGATTGGAACATTAACTAAGGTATGTTAagttgtattatatttattgtcatCATGTGTATGGAGAACTCCCTTGCCAAAATTATCTTCCAATACAAAGGAAATTGTATATTATCCgataagttaattatttttaactctgcaaactattttgattaaattaattgtaataaaatgtatgcatGTTAGTATCACTTatagaccgggagatactgacacaaaatttcgagtcatttgtaacaggatggcggttctacaggggtcttagtacgcaatgacaaaaagaaaaacgatggtgtgaaagctggtaccggcggcttagtcgcgtgggcgttagtcgaactcgtcggaaaatagcaaaagtcaaacgatttgtaacagtaTGGCACTTATTTTTCCTGTGAGTTTGAGGATCAacgaatataaatacaaaatttcaaagaTCTAGGTGTTGGAAATCTtcacttatataaattaatactaaattaatttttcaagtatGACAGCACTTTTTCCCCCTACTAGAAGTatggcaaatataataatggtcacattttatcaaatactcTCCAAAAATCCAAATGCAATACTGGTACAAAAAGTTTggcgaaataaaaattttttgcagATTTTCGGCGGTATGGCGACCATTTGGAATCGtccgaaaagtatggcatggcgattttcgtaaatggctgCACGACGATGGTTACCTGTGCAAAAGTTAGCCTGACACAAATGGttgaataattgttttatttaaatcaacacattcgcgtcggtatggcgggctgtaagtcacaccggaaaagtatggcatgacactaccgcctacttcttttttatgggctatcggtaaattctaaaatttttgtgttacaaatcgtttgactttcgctatttttccgacgagttcgactaacgcccacgcgactaagccgccggtaccagcgttcacaccatcgtttttctttttgtcattgcgtactaagacccctgtagaaccgccatcctgttaaaaatgactcgaaattttgtgtcagtatctcccggtctatGATTTTAACTGTCGTGACGACGTATTGAGACTTAGTCGTGACGATTTTTTTATCGGTacgatgaaaatataataaaacagttaaAATTGTTAACAAAACAGATACCTATAAAATTAAGCAGTTGTACTATTTCATCCAAATTAACATGACATTACCATGGCAACGGGCTTTGGTGGGATTCAAAAACATGTGAATCCCACCAAACATTATACCAatccgcacttggccagcatggtggattatggcctgatGGGAGGGGGATACCTTAGGGGATCCCTACCCGTGTCCGATTAGTAGGCACCTAATGGGCCaattatgatgatgatgatgataagaCAGAGAAAGTAGTAGGTTCGCTTTGTAACTCCTGCAAGTAGTTGGTGATAGTTTAGAACTTCTATATTTTTGTGTGATTATGTAAAAAAGCGTCTGTTTATAGTgaattttattgtgaaaatttGTGCTTCTTAGATATGTATAGAAAATTCACTGTAAATGCTATAAGTATCTTCTGTAATTGGCTAGCTAAAAAAGGGCTAGTTCAGAACTTGtaaatgaaagaaagaaagactatttaacacttttgaacgtataggtatttttataaattatagtttgTCATTATATGTATGGGATAAGGTAAGCAGAACTTATCAAGAAGTTGTGAAACTGGCTATAAAACGCgtgtaaaacattaaatttgtttttttggtgctctaataattgtattttactaAAAGGGGGTTATTCTTATACTAAGGTCTAATGGATGACTCAAAATATCATTCATTGTCATTAATTTAACAAGATCTCTTCGTATTAGACGGATATTGACTtatattcatttgttttagtgtataaaactttgtttttcaatatttttttttaattttatatatttaactacTTTTTAGTTTGTAATAGGCAATTTATTGTCTACCATAttacttaaaagttaaaatacgtgtttaactttttattatagattCAACGtagaaaaggaaaatattgGTTGAAAAATCATACAAGGCTCATCATACCCTATAGTTctgtatacatatattaagtTTGCATTGTAAATCACTatagctataataataattattattaattaatattattattgtataaatatctACTCTTTGTGAGGGTATCGATCATTTGTATTTCCTTGTACATTTAAAACTGTGTTTATCAATGTTActgcaaatttattttaagtactattaaattaatgtttaaataatgttgTGTTTTATTCCTGATTCCTTTATTAACAGATATATTAACTAGCTGACCCGGCAAAAGTTCTGCCACGACATTTACCACTTAaaacttcataaaaatcgATCAAGCCGTTGTGTAGTTTGGTGAGTGTTTGACAcggacatttttataaatgttaattgataaattaatttacgaTGTTTGAGACTGTCTGCCTTATAATCTCTtagtaaaaaatttaacatctCATGAAACAATATGTAATACAAATACTTACACATATTTAATTGCTACCTACcggcttttattttattgtattacttTCATAGTAATACAAACACTAGTTACTACTAAATAGtaatcataatataggtattcgCAATATACACGACCCAGAGTTTGAAAATCGTTTACCTTTATTGTTCAAATAATCCATGAAGCTGTAAGTTTATACCTACCCAggtattatttgtattctaAGATTTGTATGTATAACCACGATAATAgcaatagatatatttttatcaatcaaCCTGAACCAATAGTTATTAggcataaataatataaatccaTTATCTGACATCTGTTTGCTTCTCGaaagtttaaaattaggtaaaaaGATAGTCTAGAAAGGGAAGAGAGATATTGCATTAATTTGGACTATTCTTGATTGcattaaaacataaacaagGAAGTTTACCAATTTAATATTCACTTATCGATTAGAGCAAACATTCGACTCAATTTTTATGGGTGTCTCAAATTTGATCTCATCACATAAATCTCGGGAAGGCCTCGTAAACATGCTATTTTATGGCATCTAATTACAAGAGGTTATTGCTATAACGTAGGCTGTAGCCTGTAGGGGGCGCTGTAGCTTGTGTGGTGTGAGTTATGACTTTTAAGCGGGAGGTTGTAGAAActacattaaatataaataaacatattatattcttgctatatctaactacacacataatatacatagaaCAAGAAAAAAACATGTATGCGTGTActgtgtactagtgtacacacgtaagaagtgaaacttctttatgaccttatttttcaaaaaatatttttttaataactatgcaactttacataaatacgtcgaatcacgcgtggtagggataagaaaaagatggtgCGTaatggaaaaatgtcacgtttaccgaaaaaatgttacactacattttttccaaccccgataaagaagtttcacttcaataaaatccAATTCGGCattcgaaaaaaaaacatgaactgggtaAGTTGTTAACTATTTGTCTCTGCATTATCAATTATGTATAAAGAACGgtgaacaaattaaaaatgaattaatacCATCTTAACGAACTTTTAACAGGCTACGATAGGCTATGGGCGATAATCCACCACAAGTGGTCAACATGATATTATGcaaaaaagttaattaatgattataaaaaatataccagcCGAACTGATAACCTCcacctttttttgaagtcggttaaaaatatcatcGGGTAATACCTGCATGTAGAGTTAGAGCGACAAAAAATAGCCTAGCCTCTTTATAAAACAGCGCTATTAAACAGCTAATTAAGGTAGTTGATTGACACATTCATACTTATAGTCATTTAGTTTTCCTCACCGCGAACGCTTGTAACTCGCATCAATTTGGAGTACGAGGCACAGCTATGACGCCAACATAATTAGATCTATCTTCCCTCCCATCGTGAACTGAAAATTGTGTTATTCTACGATTTGTACCGCATATCGAGGCTCTAATAACATTGGTGGCATTCAGACGCTTCGAGGAAATGAAATGAACTTCGCATAAAAATAGAAAGTGCGTCATAGGAGTGTCACTTTATTGTGATGTtttgtactttattttatcaCTAACTTCTGGACTTACCTTTAGATTGACTTCCCTaagtgataataattatgtggACCTGTTTAGGTAGGTATTCGATTGCTTTGAatgtacaaattttataataccGACTGACTACTTTATTAGTTAGttctacataaaaaaatcaatttatatcTAAGTACAGGAAAATTGAACTGAATTAAATTTTGCTATGTTAAAAAACCCATATTAGTTACCCaaatattttccaaatttTTCCTTAAGTATTCTTCATCTGAAATTAaagttctttatttttttcacgTTTTGCCTTTTTAAAGGTAGACCTGCCtattatataggtagatataaatatttgacaaTGTTAAAAACgtagaataaaataacatttttcgtcgttcaacaaaatattataatgagatTGACTTTTCTGTAGAAAAGGTCAAACAGAATTATTCCAAAAGCTTAGGTTAGAAGAGACAGCAAAACGGACGGGAAATtgagaatattaaaaaagttaacgTAAAAATTTGCAGTGAGATACCTGTACATAGGTACATGTAGGTAATTATGACATGACAGCTCTTAAGTTTTCATTAGATTGCTTGTTTGTAACTTTGTAAGGAACAATAATTGCCTTATACTGGAACCATACCTACGTtcctttaaatatattgatgCTATAAAAGATAAGGAAAGAATAGAGCATTGGTGAAAAAGGCATCgattactaaatagttacttTATTAGATGCGATAAGGGTGAGAAAAGGGTATGACTTTAACGCCAGCAATCCATGTGTAGAGGCGTAAGGTCTGCAAACGATCATAAAACTCTACAAATGTTCATGGGCGGTAGCGCTTAgtgcttaccatcaggcgccCCACCAACAGCTCCTTTCCCGACGCGGACGGCAGGACGGTGACATCTATAcctcactacatagtataaaacaaagtcgttttctcTGTCTCTAGActctatgtccctatgtccatttgtatatgcttaaatctttaaaactacgcaacggattttgatgcgatttttttaacagatagagtgattcaagaggaaggttttagtatataatttataaggttttagacaaagcgggtgaagccgcgggtggtaagctagtatattattataaagctgaagaatttgtttttttgattaaacgcgctaatctcaggaactactggtccaattcgaaaaattctttcggtgttagatagcccatttatcgaggaaggctataggctgtatatcatc from Colias croceus chromosome 24, ilColCroc2.1 encodes the following:
- the LOC123702710 gene encoding golgin subfamily A member 7, which produces MANNRIPSGPNTPGSQQTPTQQGIKIFIQRDYSEGTAVKFQTRFPPELEDRIDRQTFEYTIERLNEHFDMAETADCSTYCEGCLACLTAYFIYICTETHYEKHLRKISKFIATQNERVYNPRGIHLTDPILRGLRVIEVTIIDVPNCQSPTGNSTTQLRHT